ATTAATCAAAATTGGAGCATTAAACAAAACGCAAAACGTCAGCGTCACATTGACCAAGCTGTATCTTTTAATCTTTATGTACAAAATGATATTCGTGCAAAAGACCTTTTAGATCTGCATCTTAATGCATGGTCAGAAGGATTAAAAACAACATATTATGTTCGTTCAACATCTGGAGATGCAATTGATGAATGTGAAAGCTGCCATAGCTAAGCGTAACATATATAATAGAAGAAAGGTGAATTGTGATGTCATATACACTAAAAAAGCGTGACATTATGGATCGTCAGGCACCAAACAGATCAACAAGCATTATTAACGGAGAAAGCTCTAATGTTTTAAACTGGGATGACGTTCGATTTAGTTGGGCGTACCCTAAATATAAAAAAATGCTAGCGAACTTTTGGACACCGTTTGAGATTAATATGTCACATGATATTAAGCAGTTTCCGCAGCTAACAGAAAAAGAACAAGACTCTTTCTTGAAAATTATTGGACTTCTTGCTCTTTTAGACAGTATTCAAACAGACTATGCCGGGAAAGTAGCAGACTATTTGACAGACTCAAGCTTAAATGCGCTTATGATTATGCTTGCACAGCAAGAAGTCATTCATAATCACTCTTACAGCTACGTACTTTCAAGCATTGTAAACAAATCTAAACAAGACGAAGTTTTCAACTACTGGCGTGAAGAACCAACGCTTGTAGAGCGCAATGAATTTGTCACGAACGGTTATAAGGATTTTGCTGAAAATCCAAACGTCGAAACGCTCTTAAAATCGCTTGTGTACGACGTGATTTTAGAAGGTTTGTTCTTCTATTCTGGTTTTGCCTTTTTCTATCATCTTGCTCGCAACCGCAAAATGGTAGCTACAAGTACCATGATTAACTACATTAACCGAGATGAGCAAATTCACGTTGATTTATTTGTGAAGATTTTTAAAGAAATTTTAGTGGAGTATCCAGAATACAACACGAAAGAACTTCACCAATTTATTAATGAAACACTTAAGCGCGCCGTTGAGCTTGAAGTAAGCTGGGCTAAGACTGTAATTGGAGACGAAATTGAAGGTCTTGTTCTACAAGAGGTAGAAGATTACATTAAGTTTTATGCAAACGTTCGGGCAAATCAGCTTGGTACTGATCGTCCTTATGAAGGATACCGACAAAATCCCCTTCGTTGGATTAAAGCATATGAAACAGTGGATCTTGGCAAAACAGATTTCTTCGAACAAAAAAGTCGTCAATATGCTAAAACAACAGATGCAAATGGTTTTGATGAACTATAAAAAACGAAAAAGCGCAGAATCTTTTCTGCGCTTTTTCTCTTTGTTAAAAAAGGTAATGGATTGACAAGGATAGGTTATACTAAAAAATAGAGTTGGAAACTTTTTAAGGAGCAACAGCGTTAAGGTGAAAAAATATGAAATAACGCAAAGAAGGGCGAAAAACGAAGAAAAAAAGTGAAAAAAAGTGAAAAAAAGAGATGATAATCGCTTTCATGCTATTTTCACAAATATAACAAGTATGTTAAGGTAATAGGCGTAAATCAATGAGTTTCTACAATGGAGTCTTTTCCATTATAAGGTATACATAAAGAAGAGTGAAATTTTTCATAATGTAATGCTTAGAAACGATTCCCCATTTCCTATGTAAGATTGTTTGTAAAAAAGACAATCTTGAAATATGATAGATGTATGAGGTGATGAGAAAAATGAAAAAAATCGGCGTATTAACGAGTGGCGGCGATTCTCCAGGTATGAATCCAGCAATTCGTGCGGTAGTCCGCAAAGCAATCTTTGAAGGACTTGAAGTGTATGGAATTAGTCAAGGATATAAAGGGCTTATTGAAGGAAACATTCAAAAGCTAGAAGTTGGTTCTGTTGGAGATATTATTCAACGGGGTGGAACAATGCTTCAGTCAGCTCGCTGTGAAGAATTCAAAACAGAAGAGGGACAAGATAAAGGTATTGAGCAACTGAAGAAACATGGTATTGAAGCATTAGTTGTTATTGGAGGAGATGGATCTTACCAAGGCGCAATTAAGCTTACAAAAAAAGGATTTCCTTGTATTGGAATTCCAGGAACTATTGATAATGATATTCCAGGAACAGACTATACGTTAGGGTTTAACACAGCTTTACATACTGTCATTGATGCAATTGACCGTATTCGCGATACGGCTTCTTCGCATGAGCGCACATTCATCATTGAAGT
The sequence above is a segment of the Priestia filamentosa genome. Coding sequences within it:
- a CDS encoding ribonucleotide-diphosphate reductase subunit beta, whose product is MSYTLKKRDIMDRQAPNRSTSIINGESSNVLNWDDVRFSWAYPKYKKMLANFWTPFEINMSHDIKQFPQLTEKEQDSFLKIIGLLALLDSIQTDYAGKVADYLTDSSLNALMIMLAQQEVIHNHSYSYVLSSIVNKSKQDEVFNYWREEPTLVERNEFVTNGYKDFAENPNVETLLKSLVYDVILEGLFFYSGFAFFYHLARNRKMVATSTMINYINRDEQIHVDLFVKIFKEILVEYPEYNTKELHQFINETLKRAVELEVSWAKTVIGDEIEGLVLQEVEDYIKFYANVRANQLGTDRPYEGYRQNPLRWIKAYETVDLGKTDFFEQKSRQYAKTTDANGFDEL
- the pfkA gene encoding 6-phosphofructokinase, with amino-acid sequence MKKIGVLTSGGDSPGMNPAIRAVVRKAIFEGLEVYGISQGYKGLIEGNIQKLEVGSVGDIIQRGGTMLQSARCEEFKTEEGQDKGIEQLKKHGIEALVVIGGDGSYQGAIKLTKKGFPCIGIPGTIDNDIPGTDYTLGFNTALHTVIDAIDRIRDTASSHERTFIIEVMGRDAGDIALWSGLAGGAETILIPEADESFDDIIARLHQGNERGKKHSIIVVAEGVMSGNELAEKLKEKSGVETRVTVLGHIQRGGSPSAFDRVLGSRFGGYAVDLLLQGRGGRAVGIQKNELVDYDILEVLGKEHHIDMNMYKLSKELSI